From the genome of Proteus vulgaris, one region includes:
- the rlmB gene encoding 23S rRNA (guanosine(2251)-2'-O)-methyltransferase RlmB, with the protein MSEEIIYGIHAVKALLERDPARFKEVYVLKGREDRRLTPVIHELEAQGILVQVANRQWLDTQTEGAVHQGIIAKVKPGRQYQEQDLPDLLAKVGTPFLLVLDGVTDPHNLGACLRSADAAGVHAVIVPKDRSAQLNATAKKVACGAAESVPLIKVTNLARTLRFLQEENVWIVGTAGEADHTLYQSKLTGPMALVMGAEGEGMRRLTREHCDELISIPMAGTVSSLNVSVATGVCLFEAMRQRIIVK; encoded by the coding sequence ATGAGCGAAGAAATTATTTATGGTATTCACGCAGTAAAAGCATTGCTTGAGCGTGATCCTGCACGTTTTAAAGAAGTTTATGTATTAAAAGGGCGTGAAGATCGCCGTTTAACTCCCGTCATCCACGAATTAGAAGCCCAAGGGATTTTAGTTCAAGTGGCTAATCGTCAATGGTTAGATACTCAAACGGAAGGTGCTGTTCACCAAGGTATCATTGCAAAAGTGAAACCTGGTCGTCAGTACCAAGAACAAGATTTACCCGATTTATTAGCTAAAGTCGGTACACCTTTCTTATTAGTGCTAGATGGTGTAACAGATCCGCATAATTTAGGTGCATGTTTACGTAGCGCAGATGCTGCTGGTGTACACGCTGTTATCGTCCCTAAAGATCGTTCCGCACAATTAAATGCTACAGCGAAAAAAGTTGCGTGTGGTGCAGCGGAAAGTGTTCCTTTGATTAAAGTGACTAACCTTGCTCGTACATTGCGCTTTTTGCAAGAAGAGAACGTTTGGATTGTCGGCACAGCAGGGGAAGCAGACCATACTTTATATCAAAGCAAACTTACCGGTCCTATGGCTTTGGTGATGGGCGCTGAAGGTGAAGGAATGCGCCGTTTAACGCGTGAGCATTGTGATGAACTTATCAGTATCCCAATGGCGGGTACAGTGTCTTCGCTCAACGTTTCTGTTGCAACAGGTGTTTGCTTATTTGAAGCAATGCGCCAGCGTATTATTGTGAAATAA
- the rpsF gene encoding 30S ribosomal protein S6, producing MRHYEIVFMVHPDQSEQVPGMIERYKTAITNANGQIHRLEDWGRRQLAYPINKLHKAHYVLMNVEAPQEVIDELETTFRFNDAVLRNMIMRTKHAVTEASPMVKAKDERRRDIADDLDEEDEVDDVAEDSEE from the coding sequence ATGCGTCATTACGAAATCGTTTTTATGGTTCATCCTGACCAGAGCGAACAAGTTCCGGGCATGATCGAGCGTTATAAAACCGCTATCACTAATGCAAATGGTCAGATCCACCGTCTAGAAGACTGGGGTCGTCGTCAATTAGCTTATCCAATCAACAAACTGCACAAAGCACACTACGTTCTGATGAACGTTGAAGCTCCGCAGGAAGTGATTGATGAACTGGAAACTACTTTCCGTTTCAACGATGCCGTTCTCCGCAACATGATCATGCGTACTAAACACGCAGTAACTGAAGCTTCTCCAATGGTTAAAGCAAAAGACGAACGCCGTCGTGATATCGCTGATGACCTCGATGAAGAAGATGAAGTTGATGATGTAGCAGAGGATTCTGAAGAGTAA
- the priB gene encoding primosomal replication protein N gives MTANNHLVLTGTVCKALIRKVSPAGIPHCQFVIEHRSMQEEAGLKRQSWCRMPIIASGKALQAITHSITVGSQITVSGFISSHQARNGLFKLVLHAEQIELIDSGD, from the coding sequence GTGACGGCTAATAATCATTTAGTGCTAACTGGCACAGTGTGCAAAGCATTAATACGAAAAGTTAGCCCCGCCGGGATCCCGCACTGTCAATTTGTTATTGAACATCGTTCAATGCAAGAAGAGGCGGGATTAAAAAGACAATCATGGTGTCGAATGCCCATTATTGCCAGCGGGAAAGCGTTACAAGCAATTACTCACAGTATAACGGTCGGCAGCCAAATCACCGTTTCAGGATTCATTAGTAGCCATCAGGCGCGAAATGGATTGTTTAAATTGGTGCTTCATGCCGAGCAGATTGAATTGATAGATTCTGGAGACTAG
- the rpsR gene encoding 30S ribosomal protein S18 has translation MARYFRRRKFCRFTAEGVQEIDYKDIATLKNYITESGKIVPSRITGTRAKYQRQLARAIKRARYLSLLPYTDRHQ, from the coding sequence ATGGCACGTTATTTCCGTCGTCGTAAGTTCTGCCGTTTCACAGCAGAAGGCGTACAAGAGATCGATTATAAAGATATCGCTACGCTGAAAAACTATATCACTGAAAGTGGTAAAATTGTACCAAGTCGTATCACCGGTACTCGTGCAAAATACCAGCGTCAGCTGGCTCGTGCTATCAAGCGCGCACGCTACCTGTCTTTATTACCTTATACTGATCGTCATCAGTAA
- the rplI gene encoding 50S ribosomal protein L9: MQIILLDKVANLGSLGDQVNVKSGYARNYLIPQGKAVSATKKNIEFFEARRAELEAKLAETLAAAEARAAKINALGSVTISSKAGDEGKLFGSIGTRDIADAVTAAGVEMCKSEVRLPNGVLRTTGDHEVHFQVHSDVFAELNVIIVAE; encoded by the coding sequence ATGCAAATTATTCTGCTTGATAAAGTAGCGAATCTGGGTAGCCTGGGTGATCAGGTTAACGTAAAATCGGGCTATGCTCGTAACTATTTAATCCCACAGGGTAAAGCTGTTTCTGCGACTAAGAAAAACATCGAGTTTTTCGAAGCGCGTCGTGCTGAGTTAGAAGCTAAATTAGCTGAAACTTTAGCAGCAGCTGAAGCTCGTGCAGCGAAGATCAATGCACTGGGTTCTGTCACTATCAGCTCTAAAGCGGGTGACGAAGGTAAACTGTTTGGTTCAATCGGTACTCGTGACATCGCTGATGCAGTAACTGCAGCTGGCGTTGAAATGTGTAAGAGCGAAGTTCGCCTGCCAAATGGCGTTCTGCGTACTACTGGTGACCACGAAGTTCACTTCCAAGTTCACAGTGACGTATTCGCTGAACTGAATGTTATCATCGTTGCTGAATAA
- a CDS encoding LysM-like peptidoglycan-binding domain-containing protein, which translates to MVRASMATRNKKDVTAIHNTDSQINNEVNMGKFPGLHRRAILIIAVVLLVVFFWPTSENNGEPPQPSSSTQDLPVPIAPSVTNEDPIYQAPIPQAQDSLDADQGTGLPSENSTTNNIDEGVDQTIQPQGSASTSSQKWQTYTIKEGQTLAQLFRDNQLPVNDAFSMAKSEDQQKSLSQLRSGQEIRLQRNPQGDISMLEVTNSAGTVITYTRLSDGSYYRTP; encoded by the coding sequence ATGGTTCGTGCTAGTATGGCAACAAGGAATAAAAAAGATGTTACAGCAATTCATAATACTGATTCACAGATCAATAATGAGGTGAATATGGGCAAATTCCCTGGCTTACATCGTCGAGCAATACTGATTATTGCCGTGGTTTTGTTGGTCGTATTTTTTTGGCCAACAAGTGAAAATAACGGTGAGCCACCTCAACCGTCATCATCGACACAAGATCTTCCTGTGCCCATTGCACCATCAGTCACTAACGAAGATCCAATTTATCAAGCACCGATCCCTCAAGCACAAGATAGCTTAGATGCTGATCAAGGAACGGGACTTCCTAGTGAGAATTCAACGACAAACAATATAGATGAAGGTGTTGATCAAACAATACAACCACAAGGATCCGCTTCAACATCCTCACAAAAATGGCAAACATATACCATTAAAGAAGGACAAACCTTAGCGCAGCTCTTTAGAGATAATCAACTTCCAGTAAATGATGCTTTTTCTATGGCAAAATCTGAAGATCAACAAAAATCATTGAGCCAACTGCGTTCAGGGCAGGAAATTCGATTACAACGCAATCCACAAGGTGATATCAGTATGCTGGAAGTGACAAACAGCGCAGGTACGGTCATTACTTACACACGTTTAAGTGATGGAAGTTATTACCGCACACCATAG
- a CDS encoding type B 50S ribosomal protein L31, whose product MKLGIHPQYRTVIFHDTSADAYFKVGSTIQTEKTIEYEGQTYPYVTLDVSSQSHPFYTGKQKTHSQEGNVARFNKRFGQFIK is encoded by the coding sequence ATGAAACTGGGTATTCATCCTCAATATCGAACAGTGATTTTCCATGACACTAGTGCAGATGCTTATTTTAAAGTGGGTTCGACCATCCAAACGGAAAAAACAATAGAGTATGAAGGGCAAACATATCCTTATGTAACACTAGATGTTTCCTCTCAATCACACCCATTTTATACCGGTAAACAAAAGACGCATTCTCAAGAGGGTAATGTGGCACGCTTTAATAAACGTTTTGGTCAATTTATTAAGTAA
- the ykgO gene encoding type B 50S ribosomal protein L36 produces MQVLSSLKSAKQRHPDCKVVRRRGRLYVICKSNPRFKAVQG; encoded by the coding sequence ATGCAGGTATTAAGTTCGTTGAAAAGCGCTAAACAACGCCATCCAGATTGCAAAGTGGTGCGTCGCCGTGGTCGTCTTTATGTAATTTGTAAGTCAAATCCACGTTTTAAAGCCGTTCAGGGGTAA
- the zinT gene encoding metal-binding protein ZinT yields MQKPVLSCVLIMGLLGSAMSVLAHGHHHEKVQTQAQRDAANGIFEGKDVLDRQLSDWDGVWQSVEPYLLSGELDEVLQKKAETKKDKTVEEYRAYYTQGYKTDVDMIGIENNIIEFHRGEKVDSCEYHYDGYRILHYESGKKGVRYLFRCDDAKSQAPKFIQFSDHIIAPEKAGHFHLYMGNTSQDELLKELSNWPTYYPYSMKADDIVHEMLYH; encoded by the coding sequence ATGCAAAAACCAGTCCTTTCTTGTGTTTTAATTATGGGGCTATTGGGTAGTGCAATGTCAGTTTTAGCACATGGGCACCATCATGAAAAAGTACAAACACAAGCTCAACGAGATGCCGCTAATGGAATTTTTGAAGGTAAGGATGTTCTTGATCGCCAACTCAGTGATTGGGATGGTGTATGGCAATCTGTAGAGCCTTATCTTCTCAGCGGTGAATTAGATGAGGTGTTGCAAAAGAAAGCGGAAACAAAAAAAGATAAAACGGTTGAAGAGTACCGAGCTTACTATACACAAGGCTATAAAACTGATGTGGATATGATTGGTATTGAAAACAATATCATTGAGTTCCACCGTGGAGAGAAAGTCGATAGCTGTGAATATCACTATGATGGTTATCGTATTCTACATTATGAGTCGGGTAAAAAAGGGGTACGTTATCTTTTCCGCTGTGATGATGCCAAAAGCCAAGCGCCCAAATTTATTCAATTTAGCGACCACATTATTGCACCAGAGAAAGCAGGGCACTTCCATTTATATATGGGCAATACATCGCAAGATGAATTACTTAAAGAATTAAGTAATTGGCCAACATATTACCCTTATTCGATGAAAGCAGATGATATTGTTCACGAAATGCTTTATCACTGA
- a CDS encoding Hcp family type VI secretion system effector → MAYPIYLTLKGKVQGLISVGCSSLDSIGNRYQLNHEDEIQVISLNNSSVRAQNASYQPVIFTKPIDKSSPLLSTALDNNEVLEAIFTFYRTSQHGQLEKYYEIKLTEVSLIEVSDIFPDSINDNESMPYQRIQMKYTSISRVHLVANTSSYSINSDMI, encoded by the coding sequence ATGGCATATCCTATTTATCTAACTTTAAAAGGAAAAGTCCAAGGGTTAATTTCTGTAGGTTGTTCATCTCTTGATTCGATAGGAAACCGTTACCAACTTAATCATGAGGATGAAATTCAAGTTATTAGTTTAAATAATAGTTCTGTTCGTGCACAAAATGCATCTTATCAACCAGTTATATTTACTAAGCCTATAGATAAATCATCACCATTACTTTCAACAGCTTTAGATAATAACGAAGTCTTAGAAGCAATATTCACTTTTTATAGAACAAGCCAACATGGGCAACTTGAAAAATATTATGAAATTAAATTGACTGAAGTTTCTCTAATTGAGGTTTCTGATATTTTTCCTGATTCAATAAATGATAATGAATCAATGCCATATCAACGTATTCAAATGAAATACACCTCAATATCCAGGGTTCATTTGGTTGCTAATACATCAAGTTATAGTATTAACAGTGATATGATTTAA
- a CDS encoding DUF1240 domain-containing protein has product MKDKIIFSFQTGLLCFGVPLTFYFSYYGFLCAYKKKTQKMNNKIAGYLAIMAIAGIIFSFFFSFYVRYDLVSKGYYICYKQSIFAPSAICYIKRYV; this is encoded by the coding sequence ATGAAAGACAAAATAATATTCTCGTTTCAAACTGGATTACTCTGCTTTGGAGTTCCTTTAACTTTTTATTTTTCCTATTATGGTTTTCTTTGTGCATATAAGAAAAAAACACAAAAAATGAATAATAAAATAGCTGGTTACCTCGCAATTATGGCAATAGCAGGTATTATTTTCAGTTTCTTTTTTTCATTTTATGTCAGATATGATTTAGTCTCTAAGGGGTATTATATTTGTTATAAACAATCAATTTTTGCACCAAGTGCAATATGTTATATCAAAAGATATGTGTAA
- a CDS encoding DUF1240 domain-containing protein, which produces MKERILFSFQTALLCFGSPLLIYFSYLIFICAYKKKTQKMNNKIAGYLAIMAIAGIIFSFFFSFYVRYDLVSKGYYICYKQSIFAPSEYVISKDMCK; this is translated from the coding sequence ATGAAAGAACGTATATTATTCTCTTTCCAGACAGCATTATTGTGTTTTGGTTCTCCCCTATTAATATATTTTTCTTATTTGATTTTTATTTGTGCATATAAGAAAAAAACACAAAAAATGAATAATAAAATAGCTGGTTACCTCGCAATTATGGCAATAGCAGGTATTATTTTCAGTTTCTTTTTTTCATTTTATGTCAGATATGATTTAGTCTCTAAGGGGTATTATATTTGTTATAAACAATCAATTTTTGCACCAAGTGAATATGTTATATCAAAAGATATGTGTAAATAG
- a CDS encoding NAD-dependent succinate-semialdehyde dehydrogenase → MKITTNPYFREQGYIDGLWCNAKNNETVDVIDPATGTLLGTVPNMATQEAIMAVDAAQKALPKWRALTAHQRGALLQNWFKLITENKRKLAELMTFEQGKPVAEAEGEITYAASFIEWFAEQGKRTNGEIIPSPSADKRLMVIKQGIGVCAAITPWNFPAAMITRKAAPALAAGCTMVIKPANETPYTALALAELAAQAGIPAGVINIVTGDAIKIGEVFTSDNRVRKLSFTGSTGVGRLLMRQCSDSVKKVSLELGGNAPFIVFNDADIDKAVEGAMGAKFRNAGQTCVCANRFYIHKDVYQQFSERFVAAVQKLKVGNGFEEGVTIGPLINRKAVEKSQSLLADTLKRGATLLCGGESDKAGENFFQPTVVGNVPADSHILEEEIFGPVAPLVIFENEDEVVHLANNTIYGLAAYFYSENPQRIWRVAENLEYGMVGINTGLISNEVAPFGGIKQSGLGREGSEHGIEDYMEMKYLCQGL, encoded by the coding sequence GTGAAGATAACGACAAATCCCTATTTCCGCGAACAAGGCTATATTGATGGTCTTTGGTGTAATGCTAAAAACAACGAAACTGTTGATGTTATCGATCCTGCCACAGGTACTTTACTGGGTACTGTACCCAATATGGCAACACAAGAAGCAATAATGGCTGTTGATGCTGCACAAAAAGCCTTACCAAAATGGCGCGCACTCACAGCACATCAGCGCGGAGCATTATTGCAAAATTGGTTTAAATTAATCACTGAAAATAAAAGAAAACTTGCTGAATTAATGACATTTGAGCAAGGTAAACCCGTTGCTGAAGCTGAAGGTGAAATTACTTATGCAGCTTCTTTTATTGAATGGTTCGCAGAGCAAGGTAAGAGAACCAACGGTGAAATTATTCCCTCCCCTTCCGCTGATAAACGCTTGATGGTGATCAAACAAGGTATTGGTGTCTGTGCTGCTATTACACCTTGGAACTTCCCGGCTGCTATGATCACCCGTAAAGCAGCTCCTGCATTAGCGGCAGGTTGTACGATGGTGATTAAACCGGCCAATGAAACACCTTATACCGCATTGGCCTTAGCAGAATTAGCGGCTCAAGCCGGTATTCCCGCTGGTGTTATTAATATTGTCACTGGTGATGCCATTAAAATTGGCGAAGTCTTTACCTCCGATAACCGTGTTCGCAAGTTAAGTTTTACAGGCTCTACGGGTGTTGGACGTTTATTAATGCGCCAGTGTTCAGATAGCGTAAAAAAAGTCTCTTTAGAATTAGGCGGTAACGCACCATTTATCGTGTTTAACGATGCCGATATTGATAAAGCGGTCGAAGGTGCTATGGGGGCAAAATTCCGTAATGCAGGACAAACCTGTGTTTGCGCTAACCGTTTTTATATTCATAAAGATGTTTATCAACAATTTAGCGAACGCTTTGTTGCTGCTGTTCAAAAGCTCAAAGTAGGGAATGGCTTTGAAGAAGGTGTCACTATTGGGCCTCTCATTAACCGTAAAGCTGTTGAAAAATCACAATCATTGCTTGCTGATACATTAAAACGCGGTGCAACACTGCTTTGTGGTGGAGAAAGTGATAAAGCAGGTGAAAACTTTTTCCAGCCTACTGTTGTGGGTAATGTGCCTGCCGATAGCCATATCCTTGAAGAAGAGATCTTTGGCCCTGTAGCACCTTTAGTTATCTTTGAAAATGAAGATGAAGTGGTGCATTTAGCCAATAACACCATTTATGGTTTAGCGGCTTATTTTTATAGTGAAAATCCACAGCGTATTTGGCGTGTTGCTGAAAATTTAGAATATGGCATGGTGGGGATTAATACAGGTTTAATTTCCAATGAAGTTGCACCATTTGGTGGTATTAAACAATCAGGTTTAGGTCGTGAGGGCTCTGAACACGGTATTGAAGATTATATGGAGATGAAATATCTCTGCCAAGGATTATAA
- a CDS encoding peptidylprolyl isomerase — protein MSKPSFDSIESQASYGIGLQVGQQLTESGLQGLEPAALLAGLTDALEGNAPSVPVETLHNALRTMHERAEAVRQERQAELADAGKIFLEENVKNEGVQVTESGLQYKVLTAGEGAIPARTDHVRVHYTGRLIDGTVFDSSVQRGQPAEFPVNGVIAGWIEALTLMPVGSKWELYIPYQLAYGERGAGAAIPPFATLVFEVELLEIL, from the coding sequence ATGTCAAAACCATCATTTGATTCTATCGAATCACAGGCAAGTTACGGTATTGGTCTGCAAGTCGGTCAACAACTGACTGAATCAGGTCTTCAAGGATTAGAGCCCGCAGCACTGTTAGCTGGCTTGACCGATGCATTAGAAGGTAATGCGCCTTCTGTACCTGTTGAAACATTACACAATGCCTTACGTACTATGCATGAGCGTGCTGAAGCTGTTCGCCAAGAACGCCAAGCTGAGCTTGCTGATGCGGGTAAAATTTTCTTAGAAGAAAATGTGAAAAATGAAGGCGTTCAAGTTACAGAATCAGGTTTACAGTATAAAGTACTGACAGCGGGTGAAGGTGCTATCCCTGCACGTACTGATCATGTTCGTGTTCACTACACGGGGCGTTTAATTGATGGCACTGTATTTGACAGTTCTGTTCAACGCGGTCAGCCAGCAGAATTCCCTGTAAATGGTGTTATCGCAGGTTGGATTGAAGCATTAACATTAATGCCAGTAGGCTCTAAATGGGAATTATATATCCCTTATCAATTAGCTTATGGCGAACGCGGAGCTGGTGCGGCTATTCCTCCATTCGCAACATTAGTATTTGAAGTAGAATTATTAGAAATTTTATAA
- the cysQ gene encoding 3'(2'),5'-bisphosphate nucleotidase CysQ, whose translation MLEQVSKLARQAGMAIMQIYQQSEPIQVQEKSDNSPVTEADLAAHQIIKQGLASIAPDIPQLSEEDPPEWEVRRHWDRYWLIDPLDGTKEFISKNGEFTVNIALIEKGIPILGVVYAPVQNVLYAAANKKAWKEECGQRLPIHASRAEPPVIVISRSHQDDELKEYLSQLGEHQTVAVGSSLKFCLVAEGKAQLYPRFGPTHTWDTAAGHAIAIAAGAHVTDWKGITLDYSPKESLINPGFRVSIF comes from the coding sequence ATGTTAGAACAAGTCAGCAAATTAGCTCGCCAAGCCGGTATGGCGATAATGCAGATTTATCAGCAATCCGAGCCGATCCAAGTGCAGGAAAAAAGTGATAATTCACCTGTTACAGAAGCAGATTTAGCCGCTCATCAAATTATCAAACAAGGACTTGCTTCTATTGCTCCTGATATACCTCAATTATCTGAAGAAGATCCACCTGAATGGGAAGTTCGCCGCCATTGGGATCGTTATTGGCTAATTGACCCATTAGATGGTACTAAAGAATTTATCAGTAAGAATGGTGAGTTTACGGTAAATATAGCCTTAATCGAAAAGGGTATTCCGATTTTAGGGGTCGTTTATGCACCAGTGCAAAATGTGTTATATGCGGCTGCCAATAAAAAAGCGTGGAAAGAGGAGTGTGGCCAGCGATTACCTATTCATGCAAGTCGGGCAGAACCCCCTGTGATAGTGATCAGCCGTTCTCATCAAGATGATGAATTAAAAGAATATTTATCACAGCTAGGTGAACATCAAACGGTTGCCGTCGGCTCATCTCTAAAATTTTGTCTTGTTGCAGAAGGTAAAGCCCAGCTTTATCCTCGTTTTGGACCCACGCATACGTGGGATACGGCGGCAGGTCATGCCATAGCGATTGCTGCTGGCGCACATGTCACAGATTGGAAAGGGATAACGTTAGATTATTCTCCTAAAGAATCGCTGATAAACCCAGGATTTAGAGTTTCTATATTTTAG
- a CDS encoding YtfJ family protein: MHKLTLAALLLSTSTWVFAHNITENTVLPAVTINDKGELLYDTTKDKFSYQNWNSGLLSGKVRTVQHIAGRSKAKEMNAPFIEAVKLAKFPQASYQTTTIINTDDAVFGTGPFVRGSVEDSKKEFPWSQFIVDADGATLKGWGLEKENSAIVVLDKQGKVRFVKEGVLSGAEITTAINLINDLIKE, from the coding sequence ATGCACAAACTCACCTTAGCTGCACTTTTACTTAGCACATCAACATGGGTATTTGCTCATAACATCACTGAGAATACCGTACTCCCAGCAGTCACCATCAATGACAAAGGTGAACTGCTTTATGACACAACTAAAGATAAGTTTAGCTACCAAAATTGGAACAGTGGTCTGCTTAGTGGAAAAGTACGTACAGTTCAGCATATAGCGGGACGTAGTAAGGCTAAGGAGATGAATGCACCGTTTATTGAAGCGGTTAAATTGGCCAAATTCCCGCAAGCGAGCTATCAAACAACGACAATTATTAATACAGATGATGCAGTATTTGGGACAGGCCCCTTTGTACGTGGCAGTGTTGAAGACAGTAAAAAAGAGTTTCCTTGGTCACAATTTATTGTTGATGCCGATGGCGCAACATTAAAAGGCTGGGGATTAGAAAAAGAGAATTCAGCGATTGTTGTACTTGATAAACAAGGCAAAGTACGTTTTGTGAAAGAAGGCGTATTAAGTGGTGCTGAGATAACCACAGCTATCAATCTTATCAATGATTTAATTAAAGAATGA
- a CDS encoding DUF1107 domain-containing protein has product MKIFNRYNPEKIALYVKTLFRGRFYIKGMGAFEFDYGKILLPKIKDKLHFNVMSEVNQQVILLKAEMG; this is encoded by the coding sequence ATGAAAATCTTCAATCGCTATAACCCTGAAAAAATTGCTCTCTACGTTAAGACGTTATTTCGTGGACGGTTTTACATCAAAGGAATGGGTGCATTTGAATTTGATTACGGCAAAATTTTACTGCCTAAAATAAAAGATAAGCTACATTTTAATGTTATGAGTGAAGTAAACCAGCAGGTTATTTTACTTAAAGCTGAAATGGGTTAA
- a CDS encoding hemolysin family protein — MLNSLLIVLLLCAISAFFSLSEISLAASRRIKLKQLVDEGNINAARVLKMQEMPGMFFTVVQIGLNAVAILAGIVGESAFSPSLKSFYLQFFEEPLAQQLGSICSFIIVTSMFILLADLTPKRIGMIKPEAIALRIVNPMRFCLAFFRPLVWLFNGMADLIFKLFKIPMVRNEDITSDDIFAIVEAGAVAGVLRKQEHELIENVFELESRTVPSAMTPREDVVYFDREETENDIKEKIATQPHSKFLVCEGDIDHIIGYVDSKELLNRVINGQSLNLNEGVHIRKALIIPDTLTLSDMLESFKTSGEDFAIILNEYAMVMGVITLNDVMTTLMGDLIGPGQEEQIVSRDEHSWLVEGGTPIDDVMRALDIDDFPDSSNYETIAGFMMFRLRKIPKRTDYVKFSGYKFEVVDIDNYKIDQLLVTKIDDIPPVKPVLQEHVPVTQTTTTEVEIKKDENKIAD, encoded by the coding sequence ATGCTTAATAGTTTACTCATTGTGCTTTTGCTTTGTGCTATCAGCGCCTTTTTTTCGCTGTCTGAAATTTCTCTTGCCGCCTCTCGTCGAATTAAACTCAAACAACTCGTTGATGAAGGTAATATTAACGCTGCCCGCGTCTTAAAAATGCAAGAAATGCCAGGCATGTTTTTTACTGTCGTTCAAATTGGATTAAATGCAGTTGCCATTTTGGCGGGTATCGTTGGTGAGTCTGCATTCTCCCCTTCACTAAAAAGTTTCTATCTACAATTTTTTGAAGAGCCTCTAGCTCAACAGCTTGGATCTATCTGCTCTTTTATTATTGTCACATCAATGTTTATTTTACTGGCTGACTTAACCCCAAAACGTATTGGTATGATTAAGCCTGAAGCTATCGCATTAAGAATTGTGAATCCAATGCGTTTCTGCCTTGCTTTTTTCCGCCCTTTAGTATGGTTATTTAATGGCATGGCTGATCTCATCTTCAAGCTGTTTAAAATTCCGATGGTCAGAAATGAAGATATTACTTCTGATGATATTTTCGCCATAGTGGAAGCCGGAGCTGTTGCAGGGGTTTTACGTAAACAAGAACATGAACTCATTGAAAATGTCTTTGAATTAGAATCACGCACCGTGCCTTCTGCAATGACGCCTCGGGAAGATGTGGTTTATTTTGATCGCGAAGAAACTGAAAACGACATTAAAGAAAAAATTGCCACCCAGCCTCACTCTAAATTTTTAGTTTGTGAAGGTGATATCGACCATATTATTGGTTATGTGGATTCTAAAGAGCTTCTTAATCGCGTTATTAATGGACAAAGCCTAAATCTCAATGAAGGTGTTCATATCCGTAAAGCGCTCATTATTCCTGATACATTAACACTTTCAGATATGTTAGAAAGTTTTAAAACATCAGGTGAAGATTTTGCCATTATCCTCAATGAATACGCCATGGTAATGGGTGTTATTACGTTAAATGACGTGATGACAACATTGATGGGCGATTTAATTGGGCCAGGACAAGAAGAGCAAATTGTCAGTCGTGATGAGCATTCATGGTTAGTTGAAGGTGGTACACCAATTGATGATGTGATGCGCGCACTTGATATTGATGATTTCCCTGATTCAAGTAATTACGAAACTATTGCTGGTTTTATGATGTTTCGCTTACGCAAGATCCCAAAACGCACAGATTATGTGAAGTTCTCAGGGTATAAGTTTGAAGTTGTCGATATTGATAATTATAAAATTGATCAATTACTTGTGACAAAAATTGATGATATTCCTCCCGTTAAACCCGTCTTACAGGAGCATGTTCCTGTTACACAGACAACAACAACGGAAGTAGAAATCAAAAAAGATGAAAATAAAATTGCTGATTAG